The Desulfuromonas sp. genome has a window encoding:
- a CDS encoding DUF1788 domain-containing protein has translation MTTGYDLRPLGEQFQHLFDLISSERFLRMQGLGNEVPFFICPFKPGDAVEMERIQRQLVNKLSQQGIQVLNINLYDLAVEILKENGDWGWYLENEGDMSKQDLKEDLQGILDARDSLIPAIARKMQAETFDVMFLGGVGEVFPYIRSHNVLNNLQSTAKHKPTVMFFPGEYTHSLEQGASLDLFGRLRDDKYYRAFNIFHCEV, from the coding sequence ATGACCACAGGCTATGACCTCCGTCCGCTTGGCGAACAGTTCCAGCACCTGTTTGATCTGATCAGCAGCGAGCGTTTTCTGAGGATGCAGGGGCTGGGGAATGAAGTTCCGTTTTTTATCTGTCCCTTCAAGCCAGGTGACGCGGTTGAGATGGAGAGAATACAGCGCCAGCTCGTCAATAAGTTGTCCCAGCAGGGCATCCAGGTGCTCAACATTAATCTCTATGATCTGGCGGTGGAGATCCTCAAAGAGAATGGTGACTGGGGCTGGTACCTTGAGAATGAAGGGGATATGTCCAAGCAGGATCTGAAAGAGGACCTGCAGGGGATTCTTGATGCGAGGGATTCTTTGATCCCGGCCATTGCCCGTAAAATGCAAGCCGAGACTTTCGACGTTATGTTTCTGGGGGGAGTTGGCGAGGTCTTTCCCTATATCCGGTCACACAATGTGCTGAACAATCTGCAAAGTACCGCCAAGCACAAACCCACAGTCATGTTTTTTCCGGGGGAATATACTCACTCCCTAGAACAAGGGGCCTCGCTCGACCTGTTCGGCCGCCTGCGTGACGACAAATATTACCGGGCATTTAATATCTTCCATTGCGAAGTTTGA
- a CDS encoding DUF1819 family protein, whose product MAYRMSFTNGSLFYTESLALLAIYRELGSWEETKVASNERNILQSRKKSSETRNIREISHRLRELTEEQLVLLSEGGRTEQLQMLWLAAAKRYQFIREFGEEIVREKYLKLDYLLSYDDFDSFFNAKAEWDDGLDGLSESTRKKIRQVLFRMLHEAEILTAGNMIVPTILGAETARVIQADDPALFAVYPISDMDIQEWTR is encoded by the coding sequence ATGGCATATCGGATGTCGTTTACCAACGGGAGCCTGTTCTACACGGAGTCTCTGGCTCTGTTAGCTATTTATCGGGAACTCGGTTCCTGGGAAGAGACCAAGGTTGCCTCGAATGAGCGGAACATCCTCCAGTCTAGAAAGAAAAGTTCAGAGACGAGAAATATACGCGAAATTTCTCACAGGCTACGCGAGCTGACAGAAGAACAGCTCGTGCTTCTGAGCGAAGGTGGCCGCACAGAACAACTGCAAATGCTTTGGCTGGCTGCAGCCAAGAGATATCAATTTATCCGGGAGTTCGGCGAAGAAATTGTCCGTGAAAAGTATCTAAAACTCGACTATTTGCTGAGCTACGATGATTTTGACAGTTTTTTCAATGCCAAGGCCGAATGGGATGACGGTCTGGATGGCCTTTCCGAATCGACTCGGAAGAAGATTCGCCAGGTTCTGTTCCGCATGCTTCACGAAGCGGAAATTCTTACGGCTGGAAACATGATTGTCCCGACGATTCTTGGTGCCGAGACAGCCAGGGTGATTCAGGCTGACGACCCGGCCCTTTTTGCAGTTTATCCGATTTCGGATATGGATATTCAGGAGTGGACCCGATGA